One segment of Kryptolebias marmoratus isolate JLee-2015 linkage group LG23, ASM164957v2, whole genome shotgun sequence DNA contains the following:
- the enpp4 gene encoding bis(5'-adenosyl)-triphosphatase enpp4, with product MLLRLFLGFLFGLNALAADENVTRQAPPPPLSPPPLLLVSFDGFRADYLQRFPMPNLKLLYSQGVLVEQLTNVFITKTFPNHYSLVTGLYAESHGILASSMYDPVTHKRFTVRNDSDPMWWSGAKPLWLTALDSGYKTAAAMWPGSDVAIGNRTPTHFFRYDSRVTFRQRVANVTSWLLGGGEERGVTFAALYWEEPDRSGHAFGPDNTTEMAKVLKEVDDNIGLLVSELNRTGLWGRVNLVVTSDHGMAQCSAERLIRLDDCLHPDNYTLVDLTPVAALIPNRDPEAVLSLLHKCHPNMTAFLKKEIPNRLHYRNNERIQPIILIADEGWTIVQRGNELPRLGDHGYDNSLPSMHPFLAATGPSFRRGYRIKSLQSVDVYPLMCHLLSVAPQPNNGSLSQARCLLAAETCWDVATVSGLVVGVLVFLTAVLVLFRVRSSRRALDPWPFQRLEILDDDEPLLE from the exons ATGCTTCTTCGACTCTTTCTGGGCTTCCTGTTTGGCCTCAACGCTCTGGCCGCAGACGAAAACGTGACCCGacaggctcctcctcctcctctttcgccgccgccgctgctgctggtGTCATTCGATGGCTTCCGCGCCGACTACCTGCAGAGGTTTCCCATGCCGAACCTGAAGCTCCTGTACAGCCAGGGGGTCCTGGTGGAGCAGCTCACCAACGTCTTCATCACCAAGACGTTTCCCAACCACTACAGCTTG GTGACCGGGCTGTACGCAGAGTCCCACGGTATCCTGGCGAGCAGCATGTACGACCCCGTCACCCACAAGCGCTTCACCGTCCGCAACGACAGCGACCCCATGTGGTGGAGCGGCGCCAAGCCCCTGTGGCTGACGGCGCTCGACTCCGGCTACAAGACGGCGGCCGCCATGTGGCCCGGCTCCGACGTGGCCATCGGCAACCGCACACCGACGCACTTCTTCCGCTACGACTCCCGGGTGACGTTCCGCCAACGGGTGGCGAACGTGACGAGCTGGCTGCTGGGCGGCGGAGAG GAGCGAGGCGTGACCTTCGCCGCTCTTTACTGGGAGGAGCCGGACCGGTCCGGCCACGCTTTCGGCCCCGACAACACCACGGAAATGGCCAAAGTGCTGAAGGAG GTAGACGACAACATCGGCCTGCTGGTGTCGGAGCTGAACCGAACCGGCCTCTGGGGTCGTGTCAACCTCGTGGTGACCAGCGACCACGGCATGGCCCAGTGCTCGGCCGAGCGCCTCATACGCCTGGACGACTGCCTCCACCCGGACAACTACACCCTGGTGGACCTCACGCCCGTGGCGGCCCTCATCCCGAACAGAG ACCCGGAGGCCGTCCTGAGCTTGCTGCATAAGTGCCACCCCAACATGACGGCGTTCCTGAAAAAGGAAATCCCCAACAGGCTCCACTATCGGAACAACGAGCGCATTCAGCCGATCATCCTGATTGCGGACGAGGGTTGGACCATAGTGCAGCGGGGGAACGAGCTACCGAGAT TGGGTGATCACGGCTATGACAACTCCTTACCCAGCATGCACCCCTTCCTAGCAGCCACCGGCCCCAGTTTCCGGCGAGGCTACCGGATCAAGAGCCTGCAGAGCGTGGACGTCTACCCGCTCATGTGCCACCTGCTGTCGGTGGCGCCGCAGCCCAACAACGGCTCCCTGAGCCAGGCGCGGTGCCTCCTGGCCGCCGAGACCTGCTGGGACGTCGCCACGGTGAGCGGCCTGGTGGTTGGCGTCCTGGTTTTTCTCACCGCGGTCCTGG TTCTTTTCAGGGTGAGGAGCTCCCGGCGGGCCTTGGACCCCTGGCCCTTCCAGAGGCTGGAAATCCTCGACGACGACGAGCCCCTGCTCGAGTGA